In Aequorivita sp. H23M31, a single window of DNA contains:
- a CDS encoding sensor histidine kinase: MFRQKTLFRWGFILASLLIVSLILWNTYDFFNQLKEKERAKMEIWAVAQEELQAMAQDQLDDRNNPSTTALTIIQSNSTTPMILYTLKENIYSGRNIDEKILDNEKARTKKIKQFASEYEPIEVRYKDRLFAIIYYGNSPLINKLKFYPAALILMIFLFVLAIYLFYQTSKSAEQNRLWAGMAKETAHQIGTPLSSLIGWAEILKSENINQDYVEEMGKDIKRLETITERFSKIGSIPKLEHCDLVSETRSSFHYLKNRTSKMIDFQLNIPESQIEQPPKPIFVRMNPQLFSWTLENLVKNGIDAMRGKGKITISIEKNAKYAFVRVMDTGKGLTKSEARRIFTPGYTTKKRGWGLGLSLAKRIIEEYHKGKIHVLKSVPNQGTTIEIALKIDS; encoded by the coding sequence ATGTTTCGCCAGAAAACACTCTTCCGATGGGGTTTTATTTTAGCTTCTCTTCTTATTGTTAGTCTTATTCTGTGGAATACTTATGATTTTTTTAATCAGTTAAAGGAAAAAGAACGCGCTAAAATGGAAATTTGGGCAGTAGCCCAGGAGGAACTTCAGGCCATGGCTCAGGATCAATTGGACGATAGAAATAATCCGAGCACCACTGCGCTTACCATTATTCAAAGCAATAGCACTACACCAATGATCCTTTACACCTTGAAGGAAAATATATATTCGGGAAGAAATATCGATGAAAAAATTCTCGATAATGAAAAGGCACGCACCAAGAAGATAAAGCAGTTTGCCTCGGAATATGAACCCATAGAGGTAAGATATAAAGATCGGCTTTTCGCTATCATCTACTACGGAAATTCACCATTGATCAACAAACTTAAATTTTATCCAGCTGCCTTGATCTTGATGATTTTTCTTTTTGTTTTGGCAATCTATCTTTTTTACCAAACTTCGAAATCTGCGGAACAGAACAGATTATGGGCGGGAATGGCAAAGGAAACTGCCCATCAAATTGGCACGCCTCTCTCTTCTCTGATTGGCTGGGCTGAAATTCTGAAAAGTGAAAATATCAATCAGGATTATGTGGAAGAAATGGGAAAAGACATCAAACGTCTGGAAACCATTACCGAAAGATTTTCAAAAATAGGATCCATTCCAAAATTAGAACATTGCGACTTGGTTTCTGAAACCCGAAGTAGCTTTCATTATTTGAAAAATCGTACTTCAAAAATGATTGATTTCCAATTAAATATACCGGAATCACAAATCGAGCAACCACCAAAACCCATTTTTGTAAGGATGAATCCCCAGCTTTTTAGTTGGACTTTGGAAAATCTAGTTAAAAACGGTATAGACGCTATGAGAGGGAAAGGCAAAATCACTATTTCTATAGAAAAAAATGCTAAATATGCCTTTGTCCGGGTAATGGATACCGGAAAAGGTTTAACAAAAAGTGAAGCACGCCGCATCTTTACTCCGGGTTATACTACCAAAAAACGAGGTTGGGGGCTTGGCCTCTCCTTAGCTAAACGAATTATTGAAGAATACCATAAGGGTAAAATCCACGTACTAAAAAGTGTCCCGAATCAAGGTACAACCATAGAAATTGCCCTCAAAATTGACAGTTGA
- a CDS encoding HIT family protein, with protein MATLFTKIIEGEIPCYKVAEDENFIAFLDINPNSKGHTLCVPKEEIDKIFDMGEHLYLQLMQFSRKVAIAIGKTVPCKRVGMAVVGLEVPHVHVHLIPLNEMDDMRFTKKVNMTSEEFQRLADAIADKLKV; from the coding sequence ATGGCAACATTATTCACGAAAATTATCGAGGGGGAAATTCCCTGTTACAAGGTAGCCGAAGACGAGAACTTTATCGCCTTTTTGGATATTAATCCCAACAGTAAGGGACATACACTCTGCGTTCCCAAAGAGGAAATCGATAAGATTTTTGATATGGGTGAACATCTGTATCTACAACTGATGCAATTTAGTCGAAAGGTTGCAATTGCGATAGGTAAAACAGTTCCCTGTAAAAGAGTTGGAATGGCCGTAGTAGGCCTTGAAGTTCCTCATGTTCACGTCCACCTTATACCCTTAAACGAGATGGACGATATGCGTTTTACAAAAAAAGTGAATATGACCTCCGAAGAGTTTCAGCGATTGGCAGATGCCATTGCTGATAAACTAAAAGTTTAG
- the greA gene encoding transcription elongation factor GreA, which produces MTKVSYYTAEGLKKLRDELDNLRDVERPRASNAIAEARDKGDLSENAEYDAAKEAQGMLELKIAKLEEVLANARLIDESQLDLSKILVHSTVKIKNQANGMEMKYKLVAQSEADLKTGKISVDSPIGRGLLGKQQGEVAEIQVPSGILKFDILEISRD; this is translated from the coding sequence ATGACTAAAGTATCTTATTATACAGCCGAAGGGTTAAAGAAATTGAGAGATGAATTGGATAATCTACGCGACGTAGAGCGTCCCAGAGCCTCTAATGCCATTGCGGAAGCAAGGGACAAGGGAGATTTGAGCGAAAATGCCGAATATGACGCTGCCAAAGAGGCCCAGGGAATGTTGGAATTGAAAATTGCAAAACTCGAAGAAGTGCTTGCCAATGCTCGATTGATAGACGAATCGCAATTGGACTTGAGTAAAATCTTGGTGCATTCCACGGTAAAGATTAAAAACCAAGCCAATGGCATGGAAATGAAATATAAATTGGTAGCCCAAAGCGAGGCGGATCTTAAGACCGGGAAGATTTCGGTAGATTCTCCTATTGGAAGAGGATTGCTTGGAAAACAACAAGGTGAGGTCGCCGAGATACAAGTTCCGAGTGGAATTCTTAAATTTGATATCTTAGAAATATCAAGAGACTGA